From one Bradyrhizobium sp. Ash2021 genomic stretch:
- a CDS encoding efflux RND transporter permease subunit, whose protein sequence is MASISEPFIRRPVGTTLLAIGLFLVGIVAYIFLPVSAVPNVDFPMIRVSATRPGADPSVMASTVAAPLERRLGQIAGIDQITSTSSLGNTSIQLQFGIGRNIDRAARDVQAAINASLADLPSDLPSLPKFRKANPAAAPVFVLALTSKTLTTSAMYDAADTVIAQRISQVPGVGEVTVSGADQPAVRIALNPVALSNAGIATDDVRLAIINANPLGPVGIFNGGRQSETLSINKQMRTAAEFRDIIVKSSGGNFVRLSDVAEVEDAVRNSRSIAWFNRQPAVLIQITKQGDANVIETVDRVRALIPELKEWLPGGVEISTLVDRTGTIRASVQDMQLTLLATAFLVMVVVFAFLRRLTPTIAAGVSVPLALAGTCAGMWLAGFSIDNLSLMALAISVGFVVDDAIVMIENMYRNLEHGMAPFAAALEGAKQIGFTVLSISLSLIAAFTPLIFMDGIVGRLLREFSLTLTFAIVVSTVVSLTITPMICAHYIKEATSDHATWFDRVVEGTLSGIVAFYARTLRVVLGFPLLTLVVFFATIALTVTLYIKTPKGYFPVDDSGFVIGATRASADISFQSMLGLQQQLADIVMADPAVAGVGSSLGNGGGPGGSGSNRGVMFISLKPPEERGGLSTQLVIDRLRKNLFMVPGIRLFMFAAQDIRAGGRQSDSDYQYTLSSTDLDLLQKWAPIVAKRMETVEGITDVSSDRDPGGLQLNLVIDRKTASSLGVRVQDIDNALNNAFSQRQISIVYTQRNQYMVILEIDPKFQNDPSNLDRIYVAGANDVQVPLSAVVHTLRGLSALAVFHSQSFPSTTVSFNLLPDVPLEVATSNIQRAVEELHMPEGIRGSFDGNAGDFNKSSGNMPLLILGALVAMYIVLGVLYESLAHPLTIISTLPSAGLGALLALQVTNTPLTIIAFVGIILLIGIVKKNGIMIVDFALDAERHRNLSSADAIFEACSARFRPILMTTMAALFAGIPLAIATGPGTELRRPLGITIIGGLFVSQILTLYTTPVIYLLIDRLRRRSEPAALAAPAE, encoded by the coding sequence ATGGCATCGATCTCGGAGCCCTTCATTCGCCGGCCGGTAGGCACCACGCTGCTGGCGATCGGGCTCTTTCTGGTCGGCATCGTCGCCTACATCTTCCTGCCGGTCTCGGCGGTTCCCAATGTCGATTTTCCGATGATCCGGGTGTCCGCGACGCGTCCGGGTGCGGACCCTTCGGTGATGGCGTCAACGGTCGCAGCCCCGCTGGAGCGGCGCCTTGGCCAGATCGCCGGTATCGACCAGATCACCTCGACGAGTTCGCTCGGTAACACCAGCATCCAGTTGCAATTCGGGATCGGCCGCAACATCGACCGTGCCGCGCGCGACGTGCAGGCCGCGATCAACGCCTCGCTGGCCGATTTGCCGAGCGATCTGCCGTCGTTGCCGAAATTCCGCAAAGCCAACCCGGCGGCGGCGCCGGTTTTCGTGCTGGCGCTGACCTCGAAGACGCTGACGACAAGCGCCATGTATGACGCGGCCGACACCGTGATCGCGCAGCGCATCTCGCAGGTTCCGGGCGTCGGCGAAGTCACCGTCAGCGGTGCGGACCAGCCGGCGGTACGCATCGCACTCAATCCGGTCGCGCTGTCGAATGCGGGGATCGCGACCGACGACGTCCGGCTCGCGATCATCAATGCCAATCCGCTGGGGCCGGTGGGCATCTTCAACGGCGGGCGCCAGAGCGAGACGCTGTCGATCAACAAGCAGATGCGCACGGCGGCCGAATTCCGCGACATCATCGTCAAGAGTTCGGGCGGCAATTTCGTCCGGCTTTCCGATGTGGCGGAAGTGGAAGACGCGGTGCGCAACAGCCGCTCGATCGCCTGGTTCAACAGACAGCCGGCGGTGCTGATCCAGATCACCAAGCAGGGCGACGCCAACGTCATCGAAACCGTCGACCGCGTCCGCGCCTTGATCCCCGAGTTGAAGGAATGGCTTCCCGGGGGCGTGGAGATCTCGACGCTGGTCGATCGCACCGGAACCATCCGCGCCAGCGTCCAGGACATGCAGCTGACGCTGCTGGCGACCGCGTTCCTGGTGATGGTCGTGGTGTTCGCCTTCCTGCGCCGGCTGACGCCGACGATTGCGGCCGGCGTCTCGGTGCCGCTGGCGCTGGCCGGCACCTGCGCCGGCATGTGGCTGGCCGGATTCTCGATCGACAATCTGTCGCTGATGGCGCTGGCGATCTCCGTCGGCTTCGTGGTCGACGACGCCATCGTGATGATCGAGAACATGTACCGCAACCTCGAGCACGGCATGGCGCCGTTTGCGGCGGCGCTGGAAGGCGCCAAGCAGATCGGCTTCACCGTGCTGTCGATCAGCCTGTCGCTGATCGCCGCCTTCACGCCGCTGATCTTCATGGACGGGATCGTCGGCCGGCTGCTGCGCGAATTCTCGCTGACCCTGACCTTTGCCATCGTGGTCTCGACCGTGGTGTCGCTCACGATCACGCCGATGATCTGCGCCCATTACATCAAGGAGGCGACCTCCGACCATGCGACCTGGTTCGACCGGGTTGTCGAGGGCACGTTGTCGGGCATCGTTGCGTTCTACGCGCGGACGCTACGGGTGGTGCTGGGCTTTCCGTTGCTGACCCTGGTCGTGTTTTTTGCGACCATCGCGCTGACGGTGACGCTCTATATCAAGACCCCCAAGGGCTATTTCCCGGTCGACGACAGCGGTTTCGTGATCGGGGCGACACGCGCCTCCGCCGACATCTCGTTCCAGTCGATGCTGGGGCTGCAGCAGCAATTGGCCGACATCGTGATGGCGGATCCTGCGGTCGCCGGCGTCGGCTCCTCGCTCGGCAATGGCGGCGGCCCGGGCGGCAGCGGCTCCAACCGCGGCGTGATGTTCATCAGCCTGAAGCCGCCGGAGGAGCGGGGCGGGCTGTCGACCCAGCTCGTAATTGATCGTCTGCGCAAGAACCTGTTCATGGTTCCGGGGATCCGGCTGTTCATGTTCGCAGCACAGGATATCCGCGCCGGCGGACGGCAAAGTGATTCCGACTATCAATATACGCTGTCGAGCACCGATCTCGATCTCTTGCAGAAATGGGCGCCGATCGTAGCCAAGCGGATGGAGACGGTCGAGGGCATCACCGACGTTTCCTCTGACCGCGATCCCGGCGGGCTGCAGCTCAATCTGGTGATCGACCGCAAGACCGCTTCAAGTCTCGGCGTACGCGTGCAGGATATCGACAACGCCTTGAACAACGCGTTCTCGCAGCGGCAGATTTCGATCGTCTATACCCAGCGCAACCAGTACATGGTGATCCTGGAGATCGACCCGAAATTCCAGAACGATCCGTCCAACCTGGACCGTATCTACGTCGCCGGCGCCAACGACGTCCAGGTGCCGCTATCGGCCGTGGTTCACACCCTGCGCGGGCTGTCGGCGCTGGCGGTGTTTCATTCGCAATCGTTTCCATCGACCACGGTGTCGTTCAACCTGTTGCCCGACGTGCCGCTGGAGGTCGCGACGTCGAATATCCAGCGCGCGGTCGAAGAGCTGCATATGCCCGAAGGTATTCGCGGCAGCTTTGATGGCAACGCCGGCGATTTCAACAAATCCAGCGGCAACATGCCGCTGCTGATCCTCGGCGCGCTGGTGGCAATGTATATCGTGCTCGGGGTGCTCTATGAGAGCCTGGCCCATCCCCTGACCATCATCTCGACGCTGCCGTCGGCCGGTCTTGGCGCGCTGCTGGCGCTGCAGGTGACCAACACACCGCTGACCATCATCGCCTTCGTCGGCATCATCCTCTTGATCGGGATCGTCAAGAAGAACGGCATCATGATCGTGGATTTTGCGCTCGACGCCGAGCGCCACCGCAATCTGTCGTCGGCGGACGCCATTTTCGAGGCGTGCAGCGCCCGGTTCCGACCGATCCTGATGACGACCATGGCGGCGTTGTTTGCCGGCATTCCGCTGGCGATTGCCACCGGCCCCGGCACCGAGCTGCGCCGGCCGCTCGGCATCACCATCATCGGCGGCCTGTTCGTCTCGCAGATCCTGACGCTGTACACGACGCCCGTGATCTATCTCCTGATTGACCGGCTCAGGCGGCGATCCGAACCGGCGGCGCTGGCGGCGCCGGCGGAATAA
- a CDS encoding tRNA-uridine aminocarboxypropyltransferase gives MSKQPESKAGTAEEVVPECPDCGKPLPLCICDSIEPIESRISLLILQHPQEQDRALGTARLTALHFKDAVVKIGLSWPSLSKALGRPVHDPSRWAVLYLGSAKVSELETDRDIVAINRKGEVEPNQRAILGDIEGIVLLDGTWSQAKALWWRNAWMLKCQRVILGPERPSRYGKLRKEPRRDGLSTIEAAGMLLAGLEKRPDIAETLNASFERLLARYLEVQAEMPELAPKPKKKDYRRRKRA, from the coding sequence ATGTCAAAACAACCCGAATCCAAGGCTGGGACCGCCGAAGAGGTGGTGCCGGAGTGCCCAGATTGCGGCAAGCCGCTGCCGCTGTGCATCTGCGACAGCATTGAGCCGATCGAGAGCCGCATTTCGCTGCTGATCCTGCAGCATCCGCAAGAGCAGGACAGGGCGCTCGGCACCGCGCGGCTGACCGCGCTCCATTTCAAGGATGCGGTCGTCAAGATCGGCTTGTCCTGGCCCAGCCTGTCCAAGGCGCTGGGACGGCCGGTGCACGACCCCTCGCGCTGGGCCGTGCTCTATCTCGGCTCGGCCAAGGTCAGCGAACTCGAGACCGACCGCGATATCGTCGCCATCAACCGCAAGGGCGAAGTCGAGCCCAACCAGCGCGCCATCCTCGGCGATATCGAGGGAATCGTGCTGCTGGATGGCACCTGGAGCCAGGCCAAGGCGCTGTGGTGGCGCAATGCGTGGATGCTGAAGTGCCAGCGGGTCATCCTCGGCCCCGAGCGCCCGTCGCGCTATGGCAAGCTCCGCAAGGAGCCGCGCCGCGACGGCCTGTCCACCATCGAGGCGGCGGGAATGCTGCTGGCCGGGCTGGAGAAGCGGCCGGATATCGCGGAGACGCTGAACGCCAGTTTTGAGCGGCTGCTGGCGAGGTACCTGGAGGTGCAGGCCGAAATGCCGGAACTGGCGCCGAAACCGAAGAAGAAGGATTACCGGCGCCGCAAGCGGGCCTGA
- a CDS encoding ABC transporter substrate-binding protein has product MRKWLFGDARRASLPWRRAVLGKVVFGAIVAAGFLAPVGAQAAPAGCAALAEKYPDWKGKTLVNAINPHTPGYEAIDPKDPNKYIGFDIDLGEEIGECLGFKMTYKAVTFAALLTTLASGQADIVISDIYATEERAKAGDFITYSKVFDGVLVAKGNPKKITGINTTMCGAAAAENTGFVEVPLVQALIPTCKAEGKPEPTLQLYDNNANCIQAILAGRADTYVNDVNTVDNAVKANPDKLEKAIAVTIPYSVGIAVPKDKPKFREAVMAVMMEIYKSGDQAALLKKWELDPNNLKEPGLLTVN; this is encoded by the coding sequence ATGCGTAAATGGCTGTTTGGGGATGCACGGCGCGCGTCACTTCCGTGGCGCAGGGCTGTTCTTGGTAAGGTTGTCTTTGGGGCGATCGTCGCCGCGGGATTTCTGGCACCTGTTGGCGCACAGGCGGCGCCGGCGGGCTGCGCGGCGCTAGCGGAGAAATATCCGGACTGGAAAGGCAAGACGCTGGTCAATGCGATCAACCCGCATACGCCCGGCTATGAAGCGATCGATCCCAAGGATCCCAACAAATATATCGGCTTCGACATCGATCTCGGCGAGGAGATCGGCGAATGCCTCGGCTTTAAGATGACCTACAAGGCCGTGACGTTTGCGGCGTTGCTGACGACGCTGGCGAGCGGCCAGGCCGACATCGTGATCTCCGACATCTACGCCACCGAGGAACGCGCCAAGGCGGGCGACTTCATCACCTACTCAAAGGTGTTCGACGGCGTGCTGGTCGCCAAGGGCAATCCGAAGAAGATCACCGGCATCAACACCACGATGTGCGGCGCGGCGGCAGCCGAAAACACTGGCTTCGTCGAAGTGCCGCTGGTGCAGGCGCTGATCCCGACCTGTAAGGCCGAAGGCAAGCCGGAGCCGACGCTGCAGCTCTATGACAACAACGCCAACTGCATACAGGCGATCCTGGCCGGTCGCGCCGACACCTACGTCAACGACGTCAACACCGTCGATAACGCGGTCAAGGCCAACCCCGACAAGCTCGAGAAGGCGATTGCGGTGACGATCCCATACTCGGTCGGCATCGCCGTGCCCAAGGACAAGCCAAAATTCCGCGAAGCGGTCATGGCCGTGATGATGGAAATCTACAAGTCAGGCGACCAGGCCGCGCTGCTCAAGAAGTGGGAGCTCGATCCCAACAACCTCAAGGAACCGGGCCTCCTGACGGTCAATTGA
- a CDS encoding amino acid ABC transporter permease/ATP-binding protein, which produces MSLFLHYLSLPYLLEGIAVTLQVTALGLGGGLILGLILASMQLSRFWWLSAIARGYTVIFRGTPLILQMVFAYDALPHIGIKLPAIIAAGLALACNEAPFIAEMLRAGVLGVDRGQVLAGQALGMTPAVLMRRVIAPQAIRTMIPAFGNESVSALKNSSLASVIAVQELTLRSTQLASSTFDFFSIFFASGLLYLVLTGAVSVIQLFLEWLLDLDRTRQERRLADYLPWRRVDRKIDLVEKTAPPLDADPVVPPPRALTREDRAKRAVTIARNNIAVDVKDLRKDYGAQTVLDGLDLTVRIGEVVALLGPSGSGKSTLLRCINHLESWDSGTVRVGGRRLGFRDDGRPLSPRDIANERAGVGVGMVFQQFNLFGHLTARDNVAGPLRWVHGMTRVDADRRANELLDRVGLSHRADALPRHLSGGQQQRVAIARALAPNPSVLLLDEPTSALDPELVNEVLEVIRRLAVDDGLTMIISTHQIRFADEVADRVAFLSGGAIVEEGPAHEVLSNPRHPLTARFLSVVESDKAPEAVR; this is translated from the coding sequence ATGTCGTTGTTCCTGCACTATCTCAGTCTGCCGTATCTGCTCGAGGGCATCGCCGTCACGCTTCAGGTGACCGCCCTCGGGCTCGGCGGCGGACTGATCCTTGGTTTGATCCTGGCCTCGATGCAGCTCAGCCGGTTCTGGTGGCTTTCGGCAATCGCGCGAGGCTACACCGTGATCTTCCGCGGCACGCCGTTGATCCTGCAGATGGTGTTTGCCTATGACGCCCTGCCGCATATCGGCATCAAGCTGCCGGCGATCATCGCCGCCGGCCTCGCGCTGGCCTGCAATGAGGCGCCGTTCATCGCCGAAATGCTGCGGGCCGGCGTGCTCGGCGTCGATCGCGGGCAGGTGCTGGCGGGGCAGGCGCTCGGCATGACGCCGGCGGTGCTGATGCGGCGGGTGATCGCGCCGCAGGCGATCCGCACCATGATTCCTGCATTTGGCAATGAATCGGTCAGCGCGCTGAAGAATTCGTCGCTGGCCTCCGTGATCGCGGTGCAGGAATTGACGTTGCGCAGCACGCAGCTGGCGTCCTCGACCTTCGATTTCTTCTCGATCTTTTTCGCCTCCGGCCTGCTTTATCTGGTGCTGACCGGGGCCGTCAGCGTCATCCAGCTGTTCCTGGAATGGCTGCTCGATCTCGATCGCACCAGGCAGGAGCGGCGGTTGGCCGACTATCTGCCATGGCGGCGCGTCGACCGAAAAATCGATCTGGTGGAAAAGACCGCGCCGCCGCTCGACGCCGATCCGGTGGTGCCGCCGCCGCGGGCGCTGACCCGCGAAGACCGCGCCAAGCGCGCCGTCACCATCGCGCGCAACAATATCGCCGTCGACGTCAAGGATTTGCGCAAGGACTACGGCGCGCAGACCGTGCTGGATGGCCTCGACCTGACGGTCCGCATCGGCGAGGTGGTGGCGCTGCTGGGTCCGAGCGGCTCGGGCAAGAGCACGTTGCTCCGCTGCATCAATCATCTGGAGAGCTGGGATTCCGGAACCGTGCGCGTCGGCGGCCGCCGTCTCGGCTTTCGCGACGATGGCCGGCCGCTATCGCCGCGCGACATCGCCAATGAGCGCGCCGGCGTCGGCGTCGGCATGGTGTTCCAGCAGTTCAACCTGTTCGGTCATCTGACCGCCCGCGACAACGTTGCCGGGCCGCTGCGCTGGGTGCACGGTATGACCAGGGTCGACGCCGACCGCCGCGCCAACGAACTGCTCGACCGGGTCGGCCTCAGCCACCGCGCCGATGCGCTGCCGCGGCATCTCTCCGGCGGGCAGCAGCAGCGCGTCGCCATCGCGCGCGCTCTGGCGCCGAACCCGAGCGTGCTGCTGCTGGACGAGCCGACTTCGGCGCTCGATCCCGAACTCGTCAACGAGGTGCTGGAGGTGATCCGTCGGCTCGCGGTCGACGACGGCCTGACCATGATCATCTCAACCCATCAGATCCGCTTCGCCGACGAAGTCGCTGACCGCGTTGCGTTTCTCAGTGGCGGCGCGATTGTGGAGGAGGGCCCGGCGCACGAGGTTCTCTCCAATCCGCGCCACCCGCTCACCGCGCGCTTTCTCAGCGTGGTGGAATCCGACAAGGCGCCGGAGGCGGTGCGATGA
- a CDS encoding acetamidase/formamidase family protein, producing MRHFTLPVSPATVHWGYFSKKVSPALTLRSGDRATIETLTHHANDDYERMIANDPGAESVFHWTREHKAVARRGSGPTEGPFIRGAGEGVGVHLLTGPVAIKNAEPGDVLEVRILDIRPRPACHACHAGRCFGSNAAANWGFHYHDLIEEPKPREVITIFELDTSGEPFAKAVYNYVWTPQTDPDGIVHSTIDYPGVRVDHTTIRKRENILTSVKVPARLHFGTMGLAPSEADFVSSIPPSYTGGNIDDWRVGKGARMYYPVAVPGAFFSVGDPHAAQGDSELGGTAIETSLTGDFEFILHKKGDLAGTTLEGLTHPMLETDQAWSVYGFTYPNYLAELGANAQTEIANHSSLDRAMRDAFRKLRRFLMTVHGLSEDEAISLMSVGADFGVTQVVDANWGVHGTIRKNVFRCD from the coding sequence ATGAGGCACTTTACGCTGCCGGTTTCACCGGCGACCGTTCACTGGGGCTATTTCAGCAAGAAGGTCTCACCGGCGCTGACGCTGCGCTCGGGCGACCGCGCCACCATCGAAACGCTGACCCATCACGCCAACGATGATTACGAGCGGATGATCGCCAATGATCCCGGCGCGGAAAGCGTGTTTCACTGGACCCGCGAACACAAGGCGGTGGCCCGCCGTGGCTCTGGCCCGACCGAAGGCCCGTTCATTCGCGGCGCGGGCGAGGGTGTCGGCGTTCATCTGTTGACCGGACCGGTCGCAATCAAAAACGCCGAGCCCGGCGATGTCCTGGAAGTGCGGATTCTCGACATCCGGCCGCGGCCTGCCTGCCACGCCTGCCATGCCGGCCGCTGCTTTGGCTCCAACGCGGCGGCGAATTGGGGCTTTCACTACCACGACCTGATCGAGGAGCCGAAGCCGCGCGAGGTCATCACGATCTTCGAACTCGACACTTCAGGCGAGCCGTTTGCGAAGGCTGTCTACAATTATGTCTGGACCCCGCAAACCGATCCGGACGGCATCGTTCATTCCACCATCGATTATCCCGGCGTACGGGTCGACCACACCACGATCCGCAAGCGGGAGAACATCCTGACCAGCGTCAAGGTGCCGGCGCGGCTGCATTTCGGCACCATGGGGCTGGCGCCGTCGGAAGCCGATTTCGTCAGCTCGATTCCGCCGAGCTACACCGGCGGCAATATCGACGACTGGCGGGTGGGGAAGGGCGCGCGGATGTATTATCCGGTCGCGGTACCCGGTGCGTTCTTCTCGGTCGGCGATCCCCATGCCGCCCAAGGCGACAGCGAACTCGGCGGCACCGCGATCGAGACCTCGCTGACCGGGGATTTCGAGTTCATCCTGCACAAGAAGGGCGATCTCGCCGGGACAACCCTTGAGGGTCTCACCCATCCGATGCTCGAAACCGACCAGGCATGGTCGGTCTACGGCTTCACCTATCCGAACTATCTGGCCGAACTTGGCGCCAACGCCCAAACCGAGATCGCCAACCACTCGAGCCTCGACCGCGCCATGCGCGACGCGTTCCGAAAACTGCGCCGGTTCCTGATGACCGTGCACGGGCTGAGCGAAGATGAGGCGATTTCGCTGATGTCGGTGGGAGCGGATTTTGGCGTCACACAGGTCGTGGACGCCAATTGGGGCGTTCACGGCACGATCCGCAAGAACGTCTTCAGGTGCGATTAA
- a CDS encoding acetamidase/formamidase family protein: MSFRPFTSESYARDDRPEAWRDVLSAVGLQPASSNVFYDGHATASHRNAVGVALTRISAGSQGISPLPQSGDGLPIALLPTEDGVVLRQGASHRIIPAGHLLLLPRSGDWSVIFQRDMRAIVLSVTSEALHGRITGKSRFDEARVVSPGGLADVFSRMLDATARTLESLADVEWAAVAQSLADLLLTLTHQFAGPASEASHTATQAAILHRICQTIERRLDDRELAPARVAQSEGISERYLQKLFEGVGDNFTHYVRERRLQRAWADLSNPAESHRSISEIAYRYGFGDSAHFSRTFRHRFGLPPREFRQQEAERAAPPSHASGQRGWPQDALAQLRAHPASGTTPKLAALAALGSDECRNEADRSHHHIAVEAKRVHWGYFSRSLPPQIEINSGDTVTIETLSQHASDDPERMIAGDAGAESVFGWTRQQKNVDRRGAGPMDASVFGRGAGEGFGVHICTGPIAVKEAQPGDVLEVRILDIVPRPSRNPHYQGRVFGSSVAAWWGYHYDEFLAGPKPREVVTIYEVFDSGETPHARALYSYRWEPQTDPFGVVHTTYDYPGVPVASGSVKRRHAVLDGISIPLRPHFGVIAVAPREHDFVDSVPPSYFGGNLDNWRLGKGAAVYLPVSVPGALLSVGDPHAAQGDGELSGTAIECSMTGTFQVILHKKGNLAGRPFADLSYPLIETETDWVLTGFSHPNYLAEFGAQGQSEVYATSSLDLAMKDAFRKMRRFLMNVKGLSEDEAIALMSAAVDFGVTQVVDGNWGVHAILSKRLFQDAP, from the coding sequence ATGAGCTTCCGTCCGTTCACAAGTGAATCCTATGCCAGAGATGACCGCCCCGAGGCATGGCGGGACGTCCTGAGCGCGGTCGGCCTGCAGCCGGCATCTTCGAACGTCTTTTATGACGGGCACGCAACGGCGTCGCATCGCAACGCGGTTGGCGTGGCGCTGACCAGAATTTCGGCGGGATCGCAGGGCATATCGCCGCTGCCGCAATCCGGCGATGGCCTGCCGATCGCGCTGTTGCCGACGGAAGACGGCGTGGTGCTGCGGCAGGGCGCCAGCCATCGGATCATTCCCGCCGGCCATCTCTTGCTGCTGCCGCGCAGCGGCGACTGGAGCGTGATCTTCCAGCGCGACATGCGCGCGATCGTTCTCTCCGTGACATCGGAAGCGTTGCATGGCCGCATCACCGGCAAGTCGAGATTCGACGAAGCCCGCGTCGTGTCGCCGGGTGGGCTCGCGGATGTGTTCTCCCGCATGCTCGATGCCACGGCGCGAACGCTGGAATCGCTCGCGGATGTGGAATGGGCCGCGGTCGCGCAAAGTCTCGCCGATTTGCTGCTGACCTTGACGCACCAGTTCGCGGGTCCGGCATCGGAAGCCAGCCACACCGCGACGCAGGCGGCGATCCTGCACCGGATCTGTCAGACCATCGAGCGCAGGCTCGACGATCGCGAGCTCGCGCCGGCGCGCGTTGCGCAGTCGGAAGGAATCTCCGAGCGCTATCTGCAAAAATTGTTCGAAGGCGTCGGCGATAATTTTACCCATTATGTTCGGGAGCGGAGGCTGCAGCGGGCCTGGGCCGATCTGTCCAATCCTGCCGAGTCGCATCGCTCGATCTCGGAAATCGCCTATCGCTATGGGTTTGGCGATTCCGCGCATTTCAGCCGGACGTTTCGCCACCGTTTCGGATTGCCGCCGCGTGAATTCCGCCAGCAGGAGGCCGAACGCGCCGCGCCGCCGTCCCACGCGTCGGGCCAGCGCGGCTGGCCGCAGGATGCGCTGGCCCAGTTGCGTGCGCATCCGGCCAGCGGCACCACGCCAAAGCTTGCAGCGCTCGCGGCGCTAGGATCCGATGAATGCCGCAACGAAGCCGACCGATCCCACCATCATATCGCGGTGGAGGCCAAGCGGGTGCACTGGGGCTATTTCAGCCGCAGCTTGCCGCCGCAGATCGAAATCAATTCAGGCGATACCGTCACCATCGAAACCCTGTCGCAGCATGCCTCCGACGATCCGGAGCGGATGATCGCGGGCGATGCCGGCGCTGAAAGCGTGTTCGGCTGGACCAGGCAGCAGAAGAATGTGGATCGGCGCGGCGCCGGCCCGATGGACGCATCCGTGTTCGGCCGCGGCGCGGGCGAGGGGTTCGGCGTGCACATCTGCACCGGGCCGATCGCCGTGAAGGAAGCGCAGCCCGGCGACGTGCTCGAGGTGCGTATCCTCGACATCGTGCCGCGGCCGAGCCGCAACCCCCATTATCAGGGCCGGGTGTTCGGCTCCAGCGTCGCCGCGTGGTGGGGCTATCACTATGACGAATTTCTCGCAGGCCCCAAGCCGCGCGAAGTGGTGACGATCTACGAAGTTTTCGATTCCGGCGAAACGCCGCATGCCCGCGCGCTGTATTCCTACCGCTGGGAACCGCAGACCGATCCGTTCGGCGTGGTCCACACCACCTATGACTATCCCGGCGTTCCCGTCGCAAGCGGCAGCGTGAAGCGCCGGCACGCCGTGCTCGACGGCATCAGCATTCCCTTGCGCCCGCATTTCGGCGTGATCGCGGTGGCGCCGCGCGAGCACGATTTCGTCGATTCCGTGCCGCCGTCCTATTTCGGCGGCAACCTCGACAATTGGCGGCTCGGCAAGGGCGCGGCCGTCTATCTGCCGGTCTCGGTGCCCGGTGCATTATTGTCGGTCGGCGATCCCCATGCCGCCCAGGGCGACGGCGAATTGAGCGGCACGGCGATCGAATGTTCGATGACCGGGACGTTCCAGGTCATCCTGCACAAGAAGGGCAATCTCGCGGGACGTCCGTTCGCCGATCTCAGCTATCCCCTGATCGAGACCGAAACCGACTGGGTGCTGACCGGATTCAGCCACCCGAATTATCTCGCCGAATTCGGCGCGCAGGGGCAAAGCGAGGTCTACGCGACATCCTCGCTCGATCTCGCGATGAAGGACGCGTTCCGGAAAATGCGCCGCTTCCTGATGAACGTGAAGGGGTTGAGCGAAGACGAGGCGATCGCGCTGATGTCGGCGGCGGTCGACTTCGGCGTCACCCAGGTCGTCGACGGCAATTGGGGCGTGCACGCGATCCTGAGCAAGCGGCTGTTCCAGGATGCGCCCTAG
- a CDS encoding RidA family protein — protein MKFHMIAGGPKPVAPFSHAVETDGFVFVTGQMPDTPATPGVLPDGIVAQTNAVMENLRVVLAGLGLGFEHIVMARIYLTRFSQDYAAMNDTYRGYFPPDRLPARTCVGVTGLAYDALIEIDLVCRRP, from the coding sequence TTGAAATTCCACATGATCGCAGGCGGGCCAAAGCCCGTCGCACCGTTCAGCCACGCCGTCGAGACCGACGGCTTTGTCTTCGTCACCGGCCAGATGCCGGACACCCCCGCAACGCCCGGCGTCCTGCCCGACGGAATCGTCGCGCAGACAAACGCGGTGATGGAGAATCTACGCGTCGTACTCGCAGGCCTCGGCCTCGGCTTCGAGCACATCGTGATGGCGCGGATCTATCTCACCCGCTTCAGCCAGGACTACGCTGCGATGAACGACACCTACCGCGGCTATTTCCCGCCGGACCGGCTGCCGGCGCGGACCTGTGTGGGCGTGACCGGGCTCGCCTATGACGCGCTGATCGAGATCGATCTGGTGTGCCGGCGACCTTAG